AGACGAGTCCTTACACTAGGCATTATTTCTCACATGCAGCGAAAGCATAATAGAAGAATACAGAGACAAACGAATATATTGAGAACCGAATAGATATACAGGAAAGCGAAAGTTGCAAACATCAAATCCTTTAATGAATCCAAAAGTAGCGAACACAGTGCAGAAATTCACCTTCTAAAATAATGGTCGGACATGCGTCGGGAGAGTCCTTTCTAACCCAGTCCTGAGCCAATACTCGCCTGCCTGCATAAAAAAGATTCCTAAATAACCCACCAATCAATGGCTCTACGAAGACTTGAGCAAAAATTCTTGAGAATCGTTGAGCGGCGATTTGGATAGTATAAAGTCTCTGGGAGGAGTTTTGGTGTTGGGTGTTATGGTCTGTGTCATCTTGAATAGGACGAATAACATCGTGATATCGAGTCGATGTAACATGGCTCGATTGGCGCAAGATAAGTTGCCGTGCAAAGCTTTGAATGCTATATGATGGGCCTACAAGTTATACTAGCGGCTGATTACCAGAATTATCCGGGCTCATGGAAAGGTTTTCGAGCTCATTGACACTCGGGCCCTCGGAGTATGAGTCATACACTTGTCCGAATAGAAGTCTCCAAAGTTCCACAACGATCGTGGTTGTCCTTCCTGTCGCGCGCGCAGTCTTGGTACTCTGATTCGGAGTGGGGCAACTGCCCCTACAGACCCAACAAGATAACGTTATTCAGCCTAGCCAAAAGAGCATAGATAACGATTATCATTATCCCTATCATCAATACATAATTACCGGAAATGGCGGAACAAAACCTACCTTCGGCAACACCTTCCACGTGCTATAGCCGCTAGGGTGACGCGAAAGGGCAATCTCTAAATCGCCTTCTATTCACATGGCCCTAGCGATTCAGTCTCACGAATCACTCTCGGCCCAAGCCTCCAATCGTAGCTTGCTCACTCGCCCGGCCCAACGGAAACGTTGACGTTTTTTTTGCTAGGGGGCACTCAGGAGTGGCATGATTCATTCCGCAGGCTCCTCGAGCTTTGCAAGCCCCTCCGTACAATTAGTCAGTTAACATCTAATCCCAAACGAGATTCTATAGGACACAAGCTGTCCCGAAAATAGTAGTACCTAAGTTTACTAATCAACCAGTGGGCTGCGCGAGCCCGGGGAGAGTCTGCGGCGTGACTACGCTACTCCTGAGCGCTCCCCATCAAAAGCCGTTTTCGCCAAGGAGTCCGAGTCCGAGCCTTTGGACATCTTCGAATCGACAGGCTATAATTGGTGCATCGGAATTCCAAAGCCCAAGCATAACGACCATGGGACATCGTCACCGTCTAGTCTGGCTCACGAGCCTTGCTCGATTCATCGGCTACCCCGCGTTTGCGCTCACCGCTGCACTCCGGCTTGCCCGTCCCGCTCGAATCCCGGAATCGAAGCTTTTGCTCAGTGTATTATATGTTCTTGCTGTTCCTACATTTTGGGGGTTCAGAAATGTGGTGCGTGATAGGCTGAGAGAACGAGAGGCCAAGCGGCTGGGTGCGCGGGTGGTTCCGCGGGTAAAGGGAAAGTGGCCGGGAAATATCGATATCATGCTCAAGTGAGTGTAGAAATTAATCGGGTTTGCTGTGACCTAAAGACAATATCTAGGCTAGTCAAATCACTTCATGGATCATATGTTGCCTCAGGTGAGTTTCGCAACCTGTAGCTTCGTATCATGCACGATGTCATCATATATTCAGTATTGGATGAATTGTCCAAGGAATACGGGAACACATTCAATATGAGACTCTTATGGGACGACATGGCAAGTCTGCCCCCGTCTCTGTTACATAATCATAACCATCTTTGTGCAGATTGTCACAATTGACCACGACGTCATCAAATTCATTCTCGCAACAGGCTTCAACTCGTTCGGCAAAGGACCAAAACAACAAGCCCGGCTCGAAGGGTAAAGTCTATCAATCCGGGTTCCATTCTCACTCCACTGACTCGTCGATTAGTCTCCTCGGCGATGGGATATTCAACCGAGACGGGGACCTATGGAAATTCGTACGCCTTTAGCTCACCTCGATTTCGCGTTCCGGCACTTACATATGTTTTGTTCCTCTGACCGATTGATGATCGCTTCGCCTCCCCGATTCTTAACCTCTGCCCGATCACAATCTGCACCGGTCTTCTAAATGTTCGTAGCACCGAAACATGACCCGGCCATTCTTTGTCCGAGAACGGATCAGCGAATTCGATCTTTTTGACAAGTATGCCCAGAAGTTCCTCGCTAGAATGGAAGAACATACGGATACGGGTGCCAATGGACATCCAGGATCTCTATGCGAGTCGACATTTGGGGATTCACTTTCTTTATCTCATTAtttgttttatttttggATACAGGCCCGATTAACGATCGACGCAGCGTGCGAATTCCTCTTTTCGTCCACGTCTGTGAATACGCTCTCTCTCCCGCTGCCAACGGCATATAAAGCCGAGATGGGAGCACGCGGGACGGCCGCGCCGACCTCGTACGGTTCGTTCGTGTCCGCATTCGACGAGGCGCAGGGGATCATTCCCATTCGGGGCCGGATGGGCCCGTATCTGGCCGCTCGCGGAATGGAAGGGTGACAGGGTGATGGCGTGTCGCAGGGTTGTGAACGAATGGGTTGCGGTGAGTGTCATTTCCTGCCCCTTTCTTTAGGGGGAATTGGAGACTCATCGAGGGTAGCCGCTTTTGGAGAGTGCGATTGAGCGGAGGAAAGAGTATCTCCAAAATGGAGGTGAAAAGGGTCAGCCGGCCGGGGACACGTTTATCGATGATTTAGTTAGCTCTACCGACGGTGAGTCATTGCGCATTTAGCAACCATCGTCCTCTGTTGTTTATTGTCGGATCACAGACAAGATGCTCGTCATGGACGAACTCGTGAACATACTCCTGGCGGCCCGGGATACCGTAAGTGATTACGTTTGATGAACTTGTTCTTGACTCATGCGCCGATTGATGACTCGCGAATTACGATCTTGGGCTATCGCATTGCTTTGTTTTCTGCGGGCTTATCGTCGTTCTGGACACTGCTTTTTCTTATCTGCAAACGACGTCATGCTCATGATTGAAAAAAGACGGCGAGTCTGTTGACGTTTACGACGTACTTGTTGACGCAGCACTCGAACGTCTTGAAAACGTTGCGCGGGGAGATTCTAGAGCACGTAGGTCCCGATGCGGCGCCTACCTATGACCAAATCAAAGCGATGAAGTACCGTGCGTCTTTCCTTTTGTATTCTGCGCCCCACCTTGGCAAAGACCAACGAGTATATGCAGTGCGCGCCGTCTTGAACGAAACCCTCCGCCTGTTCCCGCCAGTACCCATCAACGAACGCGCAACCTACGCGACATGCACGATACCGACGTCTTCTTCCGGAAGATTGTACATCCCATCCGGCGTCCAAGTGCTGTTTTCGCCCCTGGTGATGCAGCGGCGACAAGACCTGTGGGGAGCAGACGCATGGGAATTCGACCCTGCGCGATGGCTGGACGAGCGCAACGAGATGTTTATCAAGGACCCGATGCGGTTTGTTCCATTTAATGCTGGACCGAGGATCGTAAGTCTTATCTATCCGACCGGCTTGAGAAGGGATCAAGGACTGACCAATGGTGGATGTGTTCATTCCATAATCTTTTCCCTCTCTCAAACACCACGATTCAATTGGACGTCCCCTGTCCTGCGGCTTATTCGCTTTGCGCTCAATTGGCTGTCGCGCCCAATTCGCTATCGGGTTTCTATCTCTGACGTGCAATGATTATTCTTGGCGTGCTGGCGTCTCGGACACTGTGTCCTGGTCCTGTCGTTGCGAAATTGGATTGGGGGGATTGGGCGGTCCGAACGTGGTTGGTTCGGTCTGAATTGCGGCCGGTCGACGTGGATCGTTTGTTTATTTTTCAATGGCGTGTATGGGTGTGGTGTCTCTATGACATCCGGACTCGGGTATGAACGTCGCGACGGGGACGGGGCGGGGGGGCTGACACATGTACAACCTCTGTCAACGGTTCCTGTTTGACCATTGTCCACCACGACTGGGTACCGGTTCTATTTGATTACTATCATATAGTGCCTGGGCCAGCAGTTTGCATACAACGAAGCGTCGTTTGTGCTGGTGCGTGTGCTGCAGCGGTTTGATACGCTCCAGCTGGCGATGGACGCTGCGCCTGCGGGGTCAATACCTCCCTCCCAGTGGCAGGGCCAGAGCGGGCGAGCGAGTGTGGAAAAGGTGTGGCCAAAGAACGCGGTTACGTTGTATTCCAAGGGCGGGATGTGGGTGCGGGCTGGGCGGTGCATGTAAATGAGAGTCATTGGAATGACATAACGTAATAACATGATCGGTGCTTGGAACGGTTGAAATGCTACAGTCCCACTCAGGGTCCCGAACATCAGCGGAGGATTGAAAAAAAGCAGGGGTTTTTTGAGACCTGGTTCGAACCACGACGACGCCAGCCGACGAATGTCGAGCAGAAAGAAATCGAGCTGTAGAGTGCAATCTATGActgttggccttgactgGTGAGTGGTTAATGCACCAATGGGCGATTGGGCTCTTGGTGCATGGTCCGAGTGGCATATATGGTGCTCACACGCCGTGTTTTGTGCAGCTGCCGAGCGTTGCGTATCCAGCCATCCCCGCTCTTTGTCTTTCTTGTCTCGTCGGACAGACCCCCTTAGAGACCTTGCTTTCGAATTCGCCTAAATTTATTCATTATCATCATGCACGGCCTCAAGACTCCTACCCTGTTCGGTCTCCGCACCTCGTCCCGCCCCGCCTCTCCCGCCCCTTGCTCCAAGACATCCCCACCCCATGTGGCGCCTATTGTGCCCACTGGCTCGATCACACCTCTTGACCTCTCTACGCCCGGATCCCATTGAAGGAAACAAAGATAAAGAAATACTGCCTAGACGCCCACTTGGCAAACTGCATTTGCCGTCTGCATTCCGACGTGCCTCGCCCTCGCCTGCGCCCATCCCTACGCCCCAACAGCTGCCACAGCCACCATCCGCACCCGTCATCGTCCACCGGATCCAACTACCTCGACGCACTCGCCCTCCGCATCTCGGAAGCAGCCGGCAAAGCCATTGCCCCCCCGACACCCCTACACAACTCGGACGGTCTGCTCCTCCACGGACGCCGCCCTCTTCCATCTGGCCGGGGCAGACTGCTTGGTCAGCTCATCCAGTCTGAGATCCACACTGCTGCCCAAGCTGGCCATGACCTTTTGCGTGCCAGCCTCCGTGCGCTTCACCGGCCCCTGAACGTGCTCTTGACCAACGTGTCTACGCTGCTGGCTCCCCTTGTTGTCTTGCCCCCTACCAACGTGCTTGTCCCTTCCAGTCCCTGGGTCCAGCTCGGCGCTTCCCAGGCTCATGCGTTGGGCCTTGCCACCCTTGTCGCTGAATTGCTCGCGTCGCTGGATGCCCTTCCCGGAGACTGTGCCAAGGTCGGCGGCGAAGGTCTGCGATCATCAAGCAGGCTTGGAGGGCGTTATTTCTCGCGTGGTTCAGCCTGTCTTGACTGCTGTCCGAACCGAACTAGTCGCACTCGTCGATGCCCTCGAACAGGCCCCGCTTGGCGGTGGAAAAAAGGACAACCCGCTCGCTGGGCCCGTTGCCGTTGCCATCAAGTCTTGAACAGGGTTGCCAGTGTTCCGGGTCTGTAGCCGGGTGCTATTGCGGCGTGCGAGATTGCCGTTGTCTGGCGCGCAATGGTCGCCCTGGCCCATCGCAAGATCGATCCAAACTCGACCAAGCCGCTGTCTACCAAGTCTTCTGGACCGCTCAAGTCTTCCTCGCCCACCAACAAGCCCAAATCGACCCTTCCGCGTCGTCTTACCCCGCCCAGCACCCCTCCTCCCGCAcgcttcctcctccccaCGTCCCGCCCTCCATCACCGCCTACATCCATTTCGCCCAGTGTCCAACTCGCAAACGATGCCAAGATTGTATTGTCCTTGTTGGACGGCATGCCTCGGCCAGCGGGCGATGATGCCAAGGAAGCCGTGGGCGAGGCTTTTGTCGCGTTTACGAAATTCTGCGAAGTTTGGTGCTCTACTCTGCACCGGCATTCGACAAGGACATGCTCGTCCGGCTCATTGACGGCGAACGTCGTTCCTCCTGCCACCACCAGCTCTCTCAAATCCAGCACCCCGCTCCTGTCCTCGACCTCGTCCGCCACATCAACTTCCTCGGAAGAAGACGAGCTCCCGGCCCTGCTGGTCATCCCCACCCTCTTGCACGGCACGTCCGTTGCCGCCTTCTCGAAATCGACGAGGCGGCCTATCGCGAGCGGTGTTTGAGCGGGTTTGGACGCGCCGAGGCGAGCGAAGGTGTCGTTGTCCGCGCGGTCCTGGCGAGGTTGGAAGAGCAGCATGCGGTCGATGCGCGTGTTCCTGCCTGGGTCAAGGCGTGGATGAAGACCCGGGCTGAGGATTGACTCGCCGGTTGTACTATGATTAGAGATGTACACAAGAAATGCAAGCTGTATACGGTTATGCGAATCGGTTTAGATGTTGTAGAATTGGAATATGATTTTATGTTGTGTTTTTTTATTTCCTTATTTGTTTGTCTCTTTTTTCTTGTGGTTGGTCCGCCCCTGTTTGGGATTTCATGCTCGTGTGACCTTGGTTGAGAATGTGAGAAGTTGTGTATGATAATTAAAGAACGACATCTATAATTAGCCGAACAGCATCGATTGTTCCTTCCCATGTATAGGACCCTCTCAAGGGGGGCACGCACAGGGGATGTCGCGTACGTACGTACGTCAACGTTGAACGGCCGGGCGTTGCACATGCATGCATGGAATCAAGTGAGATGAGATGCGATGCGATGCGATGAGTGACTATAAGGTGGTATAGGGTCGTAGCGACCCAACAGACAGACACGCACGAGCTTGTGATTCTTTATTATTTGGACGAGGTGTACATCTATTTTCGCTCGAATGGATCGTGCGTGCAATGATGGTTCGGTCGATCACCGATGGTCTCGAGACGTAAACCTTGATTAGATCCGGGGGAGTACACCGCGGAACTGCGAGTCTCTTGTTTGTCATGGTCATGCTTCAGGCTTTGTCGTGGTACATGCTACTAAAGTCAACGTCCATATGCGCTACCCCGAAAAGAGGTTGCAAGACTTTAGTTTGGGACGGGGGCAGCTCAAGCGGGGGAAATGTCCAACGTTGTGTACAGGTAATGTAGTATAGCATGATATCTAGGAAATGCCCCAATGAATTACACTATTTCCGGCCTATTGATTGAGATATTGACTAGATGTCGTGCTGTACTATATTACTGTTACAAATGGTTGGACATTTGCCTCCGCTTTTGATCTGGAacccctcccccccccccgaaAAAAACACAAGAATACAAAAAAAGGTATCGGGCTCACGCCGCCACTCATTTCTTATGCGCCAAGGATTTGTTACCGTTTTCGCTCACACGACAGCCTAGATACAATATTGCTGCCTTTCTTGCATTCCCGCTTGCGCATATACATACGACCATGAATGGCCGCCGCCCACCCTAGGGTCATCTTGTCCTGATCGTAATATCCATCCGTTTGTCGTATATACCATTACCATAATCTCCTTATCTCAAGGTCAAGTAGCTTTTTTTTCGAGCAGCATGTAGAGTCTACGTTGATTACCTGGAAGGACATATTGTAtacactgtggtgtgataagatcctgaaaatcagtacatcagtaaaagattccttttttcagtaggatatggcctgaaaattacaatgttagtatgcctccctcagcatgaatcagactatggaagaattgatacctaaaatcagtatgtattgaccttgatttcagctcaatcctcacttaaacacacgcactgattttcagtattatgaccttgtacagtgcGTAGCTTCAAGTCCAGTCAATACTAGTTAAATACAGGCTGGCTTCCTTTGATGATGTATGTTAAAGCCAAGCTCTAGGGTTCTAAATAACGAGGTGCAGTGTTTATCATACAATTCACCAAACGAAAAAGGGAAAGACATGGTGACTCCCTTTGCTTGCGCGAGATAAAGTTCTAGTCCTAATCGATCCTAGTACCTTCTCCTTGATTGGTATCAGCATATTCCTGGGAAGTAGAGCTGGCGCTCCGTCTTGAGCGTATAAGCGAGCTCCAAAGCAAGCCAACTCGACCACGAGTATTACTATATATTACTGCCAACGCAACACTCACATCGTAGACCCAGACAAGTCTATATAGTCAGTTGCAATAGCCGGAGACATCCAATTTCTTGGTGTTCGTGGCGAGCCCTTGAAAAACGATCTTGATCTCGCTTCCGGCATCGCGGGACCAAAGTCAAGCACAAAGTCGCGAAGGAACGATGCGATGCGAATGGTGTCCCTGTCATCATTCGTCGGTTTAGTTTGGTACTGATCCTTCAATTGTTGCTCAAATCCCTTGGAGCCGAGTGTACCAAGGAACCCAAATGGAGTGATGAGCTTGGCACCTGAATCCTTCTTGTCAATAGAGACACGTTTTAACGGCCGGGAATCACACTGACCTGTGAGACCCCATAGCAATGGTCTTCCAAGCAAGAATACGTGGGTAGTCTGAAGCAATGCAAAGAGACCGCCGACGGAGCCGACTACGTCAAGTACCGACCCCGACCGGTAGTCTTCAATGTAATCGCATATGTTGGCATCATCTTCGAGACTGTCATAGGGAGCTTGCTGTTGGGTGTGATGGGTCGTGTGGAAAGCTCGGCTGAAAAGGCACAGGTAAACTTGAACTTGTTTAACCAGCAAGTCCACCGGCTCACATAATGGGAACAGCGGTACATTCTTGTACGTCTAAACACGCACTTGAGTATTTTTTAGTACCGATACAAAAAATTGATCACTCACCGGGTCTGAACTAAGGATGATATCTCTCCAAATCAAGGACGTAATCAGCTTTCTGGTAACTAATTTCGCTTCCACTTCGATGTGAGACCCCCGACAAAGCTCCCAAGGTGAAAGATATGAGCGCGGAGGATGCCTAAATGTTAGATTCCCACTCGCTCCTTCTTCGGTTGACAGCCACATTCGAGGGGTGCAATCTACCGGAAGCTCTCCTCGGTAGTCTACGGGAGACAGTCCACTCACTTTGATATCGAATGCTACCTAGTTTTTAGTCCAATGTGAAATAATACACAAGATCTCTGTGCTTACCGTGGACATCGAGAGCACTATCGGCGGCATTTACATTGATTGCAATTAAATTGCTGCAAAAATAGCTCTCCAAGGTTCGGTTTATCCTCTGAGACACTTGGTGTTCGGATTCTGTGCGTTTGCAATCAAAATGTCTGCCTTACCAATAATAGGTGAAAGTTAGCATCCTAATCATTACAAGCCACTCTACTAGCGCTTACTCTGAGGCTTCTCCATCCCATGTGTGCCCATACTCAGAGTCTTGACAATAATCTGCGGCAGTGGGAGATATCCAGTACTGTACTCCTTGATAAATAAAGAATATTTTCAACGATACGTCCGAATATTAGTACACTTTGGGTTTATGAATATCACTTACCACAAGCATATGTATTGGACGCAATTTCTCCAAATGACATGTTCTAGATTTTATGCGCGTTCCGATCTGATTCTGAGCTTTCTGCAATGCCGTAACAGCTCGAAAAACAGTAATAACTATTGCAATTACTGCAAATAGATTGCGTGAAAATACGTAGATTAGTGTTTCTGCCGGGCTATTCGAAGGGTGTCAATCAGGCGTGAAATGGAAATGCCATAACATACCTGACCCGGCGGAAGAACAAAGGGGTCAAGATAGATCTCATAGCGTGGATTGAAGAAGACACTACACAAGGACCGATGATTGGAACGTTACGAGGGCGGCCAATAACGCTAAGAGGATACAGGCTTGTTAAAGGGGAGATTGTGCCTTGTAGTGTATCCTTTGCGTTGACCTTCCATAGCTTGCCTATAGGCATATGACGTCGAAATATCCAAAGAGGCCATAAGTTAAAAGCCAAAAGACACAGGGAAGCAAATCCAGCCAATGGCATGCAAACACCAAGTACAATGGCTGATGGTGCACTTGGGCGGGACCATACTGAATATAGCCAAAATTAAGTTTCCCATAAAACTGTAAGTTATATTACGCCTAGGTTTAATATGTTATGGTTTTAGTAGAACTGAACCTCGTGCCAATATCAACTAGTGTGAAAATGGTGAACAATACATTCATCACTGCCTGGGTAATCGCACAACCCAGGTAGGTGTTAGTTCTTTTGAGGTCGATTATTAGGCTAAATAAATAAGCTAGGAGACAGGGAATAAAGTAACTAGGTAGGAGCTTCTAGTACATACATAAAAATGTCATTCAGTATCATCAAGCACCATCCAACTGTTCAGGCATTTGGGCGATAGCAGCTCAAGCTCAACATCATCGATTGTTTTCTTAATATGTAGTACTCACTCAGATGAAGCCACTTTTCTACAACCAACTGAGCAACCATATTCTGATACCAACCTCCAAGGCGCACAAATATGAATACCAACAAGCTAGACATAACCACATAAAATGCAGTCAGTAATCTGACAAAAGAAGCCCACGATGCGCATTGAATAAATATTAATTGGGCATATCTTATCGATTTTGTACTCAACATTGCTGTCACCGGAGTTGGACTGTGGGTGATTGTCAAAGGCACCCACACCTCGAGACCTTATAGTGATGATTGGGATCACAGGTTCTAAAATTTAATACGGGGAGACTGCCAAATTTGGAGGAGCGCTCAATCCACGGCAGTAGTATTGTATGTGTTATATGTACATGATAGTTGTACCACCCACTCTGCGAGAATGAACCAAGATACCCGCGTGCCTTTCGTTGCCTATTTTTACATAGGTATTCAACCCATATTGTCCCTGAAGGGATTTGTTAAAAAAACTCTACTAGGGGTGTGGGGGAGCTATGCAGGACCTAACCACCAATTTTCTGTCTTTTCAGGTGTCACTCTTATTActtagttggccttggcGATGATGTGCAGCCATGTGGTTTGGGTCGCTCGATGCTCCTTTGAAGTTCCACACTGCCATTGACGGATTGGATTCCCCGACTTGAACCTTCCCGATTGAGCTTCACACAGCCTTGTCCTTCAGAGTACAAGCCGAGTTATCGCTTTGCGGTAATTATTCACCTGTCGCGGCGGTCTTTTCAATATATATTCGCAAGCCCAAACGTCCCGAACCTGGCGATACCGAACAACGCTTTTTCTGCACTGTCCTCGTAAAGCTAGAAGGGCAGTTAGATGAGAGTGCTCCAAAACGGGTCACAGTGCGAGTGAAGAACAGGATGGAGGATGGAGGACCAAGATGTAGAGCCATTGGCCGTCCTTAAGAAAGATATAAAGTTACATGAAAGTATCTAAACAACACACCAAAGGACCCGCCAATAGGCTAAAACGTGGGTCTCGTATGGTGGACATTTTGCGACTCCGCGGCTTCGTCGCAAAATATCACTGTCGCGAAAATAGGCGCTGCCTGACAGCGCCCCAGAGACGCGCATGGTACGCTGATCAACAGCTCCTCTGACGCTGTCGGGCAGTACCATATGCACGCGCCTACAGCGCTGTGACAGCGGATTTTGTCCGTTTTGGCGCCTCAGGCGCGTTGAAATCTACCGTCCTGAAGCGCTTCAGCGGCTGGCTACAGCGGCTGGCGCTGCTAACCGTGGGGGCTGCAGAACAGCGCCCAGAGCGCGGAATTCGTGTATATAACGCTGCAGAGCATCGGCTTAACTACTGTGATTTTATTATCGCAGCGTCAGGTTTTCGAGTAAAATAATATATTAAAAGCGTCTAATACGCCGTCAAAGTACCGCCAGTATGCAGAGTACATTGAAATTCGATATAAAAAGGATCGGAAAAATATGAAACATCAGAATACTAAGAATTGTTCGGGAAAGACAACTGCAAGGTAGCGAGAAAAGTGGAAAATCTTATCGATCGTACCAATTCGGCCGTTGAGTCGGTAGTGTTACTTCTTACGCTTCGTGCTCTCCTTCGACTCACTACTTTCAGCCTATGTCAAGTGTTTCCGATAACACGTCAGAATCTAGCTAGGGGAGATATAGAACATTACACGTACCATTACCTCAGCTGCCGCTTGCTTTGCTAGCTTTTCGCAAGTCGTGTGGCGGCAGCCTTTTGCGCGGCAATTTTCCTGACCTCAGCTTTCGATTTCGGTGCTGCTGGGGGTGGGGGTAGTGTACTAGAGCTGGCAGCTGGTGGTTGAGTTGCTTGAGATCGGGTCATACGGGCTTTTGCAAAAGGGGAAGCTGGAACGGGCTAAGAAATATTGCAACGCAAATTTAAAACACACCGTAATAACTACACATgcatgcatatactcaccgCCTCGAAGTTTTTGGCAAGAAAGGTGCAAGCTGGGGTCTGCTGGATAGTCTACGCGGGTGAGAGAGATAATGAGACGAGCGTAGTTCAAAATTGAAGCAAAAACTTACAGTTGTCGCCTTTCCCTTCTTTGAAACTGGCGCTTTGGGTATTTCATTGTGTTCCCTTGCCTTGCGCTTACTAACTACCAGGCTTGTATCCGTAGCTAGAGTAACGGGAACTTCAGCGGGATTCTTGTGTCGACCGCGAGACTCTGCTCTGGAATCCGTCACCTGCGGGGTGGGGTTTGACTTGGCCGAAGGCTTAAATTAATAAGATTATCAGACAAAATGGGAATTTGGTTTAAATGAGTTTGGAGTTGAACATACCTTGGCAGGAGCGTCACATGCTGGTTGCTCTGTGGAAACCTTACCTCCAGGCGCTTTGTGTTCCAAAGTCTGATTACGGTTGTTGTTAGCCTTAGTGAAAACTTGAACCTTTTTAGTTTGCGACATGAAGCTTGGTGGCTTGGGAGTGCGTTCATTATCCTCAGCCTCGTCCGAATCGCTGTTGTAGTTCAATACCAAGGCTTTCTTCGTAGGCTGCTTAGTCGGCAGCTCGTCAGTTTAAAGGTACAATTAATTTATGTGAGTGGCAACTTACAATCTGCTGAATTTTAGTTGGCATAGGAGTAGGCCCGTCCCCATTGCCAACATCATTTTTGAGGTCGAATCGGCCAGAAGTAAATGGAGTCTGCACTGGGGATGACCAATCCCTAGCAGTGTGAAGCTCTTCCGCAAAAAGCTGCTTCTTCATTGGAGGTCAAACACGGGCAGGAGGCGCTGGAGTGGAATTGAATGCGTTGGAACTGGATACGGCCTCACCTTGATTGGTGCCCGCATCCTTGTTAGTAGCAGCACTGGCAGAGGCTTGTGGTGCGGTTTGATTCGGAATTTCGTCCACATTGCTCATCTAAATCAAGAGTTGAGGTCCGGTCAATAAAATACATATAATTCAAATAAACTACCTCTGTGTCTTCCTCTTGTTCTTCTCTTCCTTT
This genomic interval from Rhizoctonia solani chromosome 11, complete sequence contains the following:
- a CDS encoding cytochrome P450 family protein, translating into MGHRHRLVWLTSLARFIGYPAFALTAALRLARPARIPESKLLLSVLYVLAVPTFWGFRNVVRDRLREREAKRLGARVVPRVKGKWPGNIDIMLKLVKSLHGSYVASVLDELSKEYGNTFNMRLLWDDMASLPPSLLHNHNHLCFNSFGKGPKQQARLEGLLGDGIFNRDGDLWKFHRNMTRPFFVRERISEFDLFDKYAQKFLARMEEHTDTGANGHPGSLCESTFGDSLSLSHYLFYFWIQARLTIDAACEFLFSSTSVNTLSLPLPTAYKAEMGARGTAAPTSYGSFVSAFDEAQGIIPIRGRMGPVVNEWVAPLLESAIERRKEYLQNGGEKGQPAGDTFIDDLVSSTDDKMLVMDELVNILLAARDTHSNVLKTLRGEILEHVGPDAAPTYDQIKAMKYRASFLLYSAPHLGKDQRVYAVRAVLNETLRLFPPVPINERATYATCTIPTSSSGRLYIPSGVQVLFSPLVMQRRQDLWGADAWEFDPARWLDERNEMFIKDPMRFVPFNAGPRICLGQQFAYNEASFVLVRVLQRFDTLQLAMDAAPAGSIPPSQWQGQSGRASVEKVWPKNAVTLYSKGGIHHPHPSSSTGSNYLDALALRISEAAGKAIAPPTPLHNSDGLLLHGRRPLPSGRGRLLGQLIQSEIHTAAQAGHDLLRASLRALHRPLNVLLTNVSTLLAPLVVLPPTNVLVPSSPWVQLGASQAHALGLATLVAELLASLDALPGDCAKPVLTAVRTELVALVDALEQAPLGGGKKDNPLAGPVAPGAIAACEIAVVWRAMVALAHRKIDPNSTKPLSTKSSGPLKSSSPTNKPKSTLPRRLTPPSTPPPARFLLPTSRPPSPPTSISPSVQLANDAKIVLSLLDGMPRPAGDDAKEADMLVRLIDGERRSSCHHQLSQIQHPAPVLDLVRHINFLGRRRAPGPAGHPHPLARHVRCRLLEIDEAAYRERCLSGFGRAEASEGVVVRAVLARLEEQHAVDARVPAWVKAWMKTRAED